CGTTTTGATCCATAACAGCAACATTTGTTGTTGTTTCCCCAAAAagctttctttctttcttagTATGTTCAAATAACTCAATCGATAAATTAGCCAAAACATAAGTAAAATCCACAATTTCTTCAGAATCATTTAAATCTTCAACTTTATTTAACCAGGTTACAAAATCATCTCCGTAAACATCATCCGGAACAAAAacgttataatttttaaacgatCTTCGTTTTGATTCATCCAAACTTTGATTGAACGTTTTTATTTGGTTGTATATATCGGGAAGATCCATggtggtttttaaaaaattcgctaaatctttttgtttatgtttACTTCCAGCTTGAATTGATgggaataatttttgtaactttgCGTTTTTTATTGCTTGTTGGAGTTGTTTTGATACGAAAGAACCtttcctaaaaaaataaataataaaatacttagaaaatatatgtttcaattaattagaaatacaTTGCTAAGTCAGCTGCTGGTTCAATCAATTTCGCCCAAGCTAACTGTCCATAATAACTGTGTGCTTTAACCATCCCTACTAAAAGTCTTGGAAAATCTTGAAAACGAGTACTAAAATCTATTACTTTTGCATTTTCTCGTGTCCTGTGGTTGTAAATAATCATTTGACCACCACTAGAAAAGAGTTTATAGAGTAGCAATCACCACTGTGTGATGACACACATCTTAACTCACGCATCTAAACCAGAAGTATGAGGATTAACCACCGCAAGACAAAATGCAGAGGCAATAGCCGAATCCACAGCATTCCCTCTTTGTTTTAGAATTTGTGTCCCAATAAGTGAACATTCCCTGCTATCAGTTGCTACGGAACCATGCGGAACCaccttaaaacattaataaaaacaataactcGAGTAGGTACCTATATCTTTGT
This region of Onthophagus taurus isolate NC chromosome 3, IU_Otau_3.0, whole genome shotgun sequence genomic DNA includes:
- the LOC111429072 gene encoding uncharacterized protein, encoding MKNFKRMATNSDGRELNENVPLKKTEKKTCFQYLIEGPRFITTAFGVFSIVITIALLIQIYYGDFQVVPHGSVATDSRECSLIGTQILKQRGNAVDSAIASAFCLAVVNPHTSGLDAGGQMIIYNHRTRENAKVIDFSTRFQDFPRLLVGMVKAHSYYGQLAWAKLIEPAADLAMKGSFVSKQLQQAIKNAKLQKLFPSIQAGSKHKQKDLANFLKTTMDLPDIYNQIKTFNQSLDESKRRSFKNYNVFVPDDVYGDDFVTWLNKVEDLNDSEEIVDFTYVLANLSIELFEHTKKERKLFGETTTNVAVMDQNDLYVSLVMGLSEPFGSKIFTETGYIPDLVDTSSFLPLILINRDFICAKRFVLGTRNLITALQIVSGLIIDGDNSTVVIEKPRFDILLNKFIGYEEYHSQTFNGDIIADLMKLGNPTYLQEPYSSCNIVEKISDDLNSHSDSRGGGFASRF